The Nitrospira sp. KM1 genome includes a window with the following:
- a CDS encoding NAD(P)/FAD-dependent oxidoreductase, whose product MDSYDIGIIGAGVVGCAVARELSHRNPSRPLRIIVLEQCSSAGCETSTRNSGVLHSGIHESPGSLKSLLALNGSAAAASYALERGIPLLETGMIIAFSWEDVRRGLWRDLSMLRRLWSHARKNSIDIKFMSSKGLRLLEPNLHAGGGIFIPSVCVIDPKSFVQSLMTDSQNQGVTFAFDHRVAAIDEEAGSYTVATDHRTIRTSCLINAAGLYADTVASLVLREHKYRIRPIRGEYYEVFAPHKEPLISRLVYPALPSHATGKGIHLSPRPNGQLFVGPNEVPVQDKRDYTAHKTPPDMFIQALRKFVPALGECRLRWSYSGIRPSVITADGCRSDFIVAVDRDSPPLVNLVGIESPGLSAALALARHVVDLPCINALTHPTDSSIPDGSRTHT is encoded by the coding sequence ATGGATTCATATGACATCGGCATAATCGGCGCCGGGGTCGTAGGCTGTGCAGTAGCCAGAGAGTTGAGCCATCGAAACCCGAGCCGCCCGCTGCGGATCATCGTCCTGGAACAGTGCAGCTCGGCAGGTTGCGAGACGAGCACTCGCAACAGCGGGGTACTGCACAGCGGCATCCACGAATCTCCAGGTTCGCTGAAGAGTCTATTGGCTCTGAACGGCAGTGCGGCTGCTGCGTCATACGCGTTGGAACGGGGCATTCCATTGCTCGAGACGGGCATGATCATCGCCTTCTCGTGGGAAGATGTCCGCCGCGGCCTCTGGAGGGACCTCTCGATGCTGCGGCGTTTGTGGTCCCATGCCAGGAAAAACTCCATCGACATTAAGTTCATGTCGTCGAAAGGCCTGCGCCTGCTGGAGCCTAATCTCCATGCCGGGGGAGGAATCTTCATCCCAAGTGTGTGCGTCATCGACCCCAAGTCCTTCGTGCAGTCGCTCATGACGGACTCACAAAACCAGGGGGTAACGTTTGCCTTCGATCATCGCGTCGCGGCCATCGACGAAGAGGCCGGATCCTACACGGTCGCCACGGATCACCGGACGATCCGCACCTCTTGCCTGATCAACGCTGCCGGCCTTTACGCCGACACGGTCGCGTCCCTTGTTCTTCGAGAACACAAGTATAGGATCCGTCCCATCAGAGGCGAATATTACGAAGTCTTCGCACCCCACAAGGAACCACTGATCAGTCGTCTGGTCTATCCGGCCCTGCCCTCTCATGCGACCGGCAAAGGCATTCATTTGAGCCCGCGACCCAACGGCCAGTTGTTTGTAGGACCGAACGAGGTCCCAGTCCAAGACAAGAGGGATTACACGGCGCATAAAACTCCGCCGGACATGTTCATCCAGGCACTGCGTAAATTTGTTCCTGCCCTCGGAGAATGTCGGCTTCGGTGGTCCTACTCGGGGATCCGGCCCTCCGTGATCACCGCGGACGGATGCCGGAGCGACTTCATTGTGGCGGTCGACAGGGACAGTCCACCGCTTGTGAATCTCGTCGGCATCGAATCGCCAGGTCTTTCCGCTGCCTTGGCCCTTGCAAGGCATGTCGTCGATCTCCCTTGCATCAATGCTTTGACTCATCCGACTGACTCCTCCATCCCGGATGGCTCCCGGACACACACCTAG
- a CDS encoding patatin-like phospholipase family protein, with amino-acid sequence MQDLGSKYGKTLFVLCGGGCKALIQAVAASELIKAGLTPSHIVSSSAGSCNALGFVEKPGAAGAEKTVRIWEDYITSPEAIYDVHPFLREKLTRLLGVVPRATRGLAPGSMFHDLKRAVRFFPLVASLGLRMPFRAAGRAVSFIFRLMDSVESQQTSFRRLVQAPEIQETFDEIDKYFEFKRMKSFLDPFPLLARLGEQISLQDVIASPIVWHIMTERYEDGATVVFSNRDHDLVMDEHGSPRTQKAVCDLFFTRIRASMALYPLFEMVEMGGYRYLDADLANPLPVEEAFAHECDTVVIFLNVPRSTVRFDPHPLRDLLELNDQLRLNERYIQYRLREAQMRAKATGVNLFVIRPDEIPPGLGLLEIDSKVIEFVKQQETKRMHDYLDHLDTHNLRFAPPLR; translated from the coding sequence ATGCAGGATTTGGGGAGTAAGTACGGAAAGACCTTGTTCGTGTTGTGCGGAGGAGGCTGCAAAGCACTCATCCAGGCCGTTGCGGCATCGGAATTGATCAAAGCCGGCCTGACCCCCAGCCATATCGTCAGTTCCTCGGCGGGAAGCTGCAATGCCCTTGGCTTTGTCGAAAAGCCAGGAGCCGCGGGAGCTGAAAAGACTGTGCGCATCTGGGAAGACTATATCACCTCGCCCGAGGCGATTTATGACGTCCATCCGTTTCTCCGCGAGAAACTGACCCGTCTTCTCGGCGTCGTGCCGCGGGCAACGCGGGGACTGGCTCCCGGTTCGATGTTCCACGATCTCAAACGGGCGGTCCGGTTTTTCCCCCTCGTGGCTTCATTGGGACTGCGCATGCCGTTCCGAGCGGCGGGCCGGGCCGTGAGCTTTATCTTTCGTTTAATGGATTCCGTCGAATCCCAACAGACCTCCTTCCGCCGCCTTGTGCAGGCGCCGGAAATTCAGGAGACGTTCGATGAGATAGACAAATATTTCGAGTTCAAACGTATGAAATCCTTTCTCGATCCGTTTCCGCTGTTGGCGAGGCTTGGAGAGCAGATCAGTCTTCAAGACGTTATCGCGAGCCCCATCGTCTGGCACATCATGACCGAACGGTATGAAGACGGCGCCACGGTGGTCTTTTCCAACCGAGATCACGATCTGGTCATGGATGAACACGGATCCCCACGGACTCAGAAGGCCGTGTGCGACCTGTTTTTCACTCGCATTCGTGCCTCGATGGCCCTCTATCCGCTTTTCGAAATGGTCGAGATGGGCGGGTATCGATACCTGGATGCCGATCTGGCGAATCCCCTGCCTGTGGAGGAAGCCTTCGCACACGAATGCGACACGGTGGTCATTTTTCTGAATGTACCACGGAGCACCGTCCGCTTCGATCCACATCCGCTGCGCGACCTGCTGGAACTCAACGACCAGCTGCGGCTGAACGAGCGGTATATCCAATATCGGCTCCGAGAGGCCCAGATGCGGGCCAAGGCCACAGGCGTCAATCTCTTCGTTATCCGACCCGATGAAATCCCACCTGGCCTCGGACTCCTCGAGATAGACAGCAAGGTGATCGAATTCGTGAAACAGCAAGAAACGAAACGCATGCATGACTATCTGGACCATCTGGACACGCACAACCTTCGATTTGCGCCGCCGCTGCGTTGA
- a CDS encoding glycerophosphodiester phosphodiesterase, which yields MSQVLRIGHRGAAGHAPENTLAAIRCGIDCGVDFIEIDVRSTQDGMLVALHDESVERTHNRSGRIDQLSIRDIRGFTTRMGEHIPTVREVLAVAAKSGTGLMLELKAKGLARSIIDEVRKAEFAWPVFYASFLHDELTEVRMIDPDAAIMPLFDRVPHELIERAKRCRVTHVGMKHTKVGRELVQDLHRVDMLLWVYTVNRPRDIRRMLSIGVDGIISDFPERLQQKAS from the coding sequence ATGTCGCAGGTCCTGAGAATAGGTCATCGGGGCGCTGCGGGACATGCGCCCGAAAACACATTGGCGGCGATTCGGTGTGGAATCGACTGTGGCGTCGATTTCATCGAGATCGACGTGCGCAGTACACAGGACGGCATGTTGGTCGCTCTTCACGATGAGAGTGTCGAACGGACGCACAACAGGAGCGGGCGAATCGACCAATTGTCGATTCGAGACATACGAGGGTTTACGACTCGTATGGGCGAACACATTCCAACGGTACGGGAAGTGCTCGCCGTGGCGGCAAAGTCTGGGACAGGACTGATGCTGGAACTGAAAGCGAAGGGATTAGCCAGGAGTATTATTGACGAAGTTCGCAAGGCCGAATTTGCATGGCCTGTTTTCTATGCCTCATTTCTGCACGATGAGTTGACGGAGGTCCGGATGATCGATCCGGATGCCGCCATCATGCCATTGTTCGACCGTGTGCCGCATGAGCTGATCGAGAGAGCGAAGAGGTGCAGGGTCACGCATGTCGGCATGAAGCATACGAAGGTCGGCCGCGAACTCGTTCAGGACCTGCACCGCGTAGACATGCTGTTATGGGTCTATACGGTCAACAGACCTCGCGATATTCGACGTATGCTCTCCATCGGAGTCGACGGAATCATTTCCGATTTCCCCGAGCGCCTACAGCAGAAGGCTTCATGA
- a CDS encoding 2OG-Fe(II) oxygenase: protein MSDTSSTGLTRRIGQIDWSRISQNLDAQGYATVCGLLNPEECSALSGLYSFDVRFRSRIIMGRHGFGRGEYKYFSYPLPDVVGQLRTTIYPHLVAIANQWNIALGVPVQYPERHTDYLKRCNRAGQTKPTALLLRYGPDDYNCLHQDVYGEHLFPLQLTLLLSDPLKDFTGGEFVMTEQRPRMQSRPMVVPMLQGDAVIFAVRHRPIHGTRGYYRVNLRHGVSRILSGQRFTLGIIFHDAT from the coding sequence ATGTCGGATACATCTTCAACGGGCTTGACCCGCCGCATCGGTCAGATCGACTGGAGTCGCATTTCGCAGAACCTTGATGCGCAGGGATATGCAACCGTTTGTGGGCTGCTCAATCCGGAGGAATGCAGCGCGCTGTCAGGTCTTTATAGTTTTGACGTGCGATTTCGCAGCCGCATCATCATGGGACGGCATGGGTTCGGACGCGGTGAGTACAAATACTTTTCTTATCCACTGCCCGATGTCGTCGGTCAGCTCCGCACTACGATCTACCCTCACCTGGTAGCAATCGCGAATCAATGGAACATTGCTTTGGGCGTGCCCGTCCAGTATCCAGAACGGCATACCGACTATCTCAAACGTTGCAACCGGGCGGGACAGACGAAACCTACGGCACTCCTCCTTCGTTACGGCCCCGATGACTACAATTGCCTTCATCAGGACGTGTACGGTGAACACCTCTTCCCCCTTCAACTCACCCTGTTACTGTCAGATCCCTTGAAAGACTTCACGGGTGGTGAATTTGTGATGACCGAACAGCGGCCACGGATGCAGTCACGACCGATGGTGGTGCCGATGCTCCAGGGAGATGCGGTCATCTTTGCAGTTCGTCATCGCCCGATACATGGCACGCGCGGATATTATCGCGTAAACCTGCGGCACGGCGTCAGTCGAATCCTGTCAGGACAACGATTTACCCTGGGGATCATTTTTCATGATGCGACGTGA
- a CDS encoding long-chain fatty acid--CoA ligase: MPEQAWVSHYPAGVPRELPLIPETLPDMLAHSARRFSRRPALYFFGKTLSYHECHVTVERFACGLAALGIRKGDRVALCLPNSPQAVIAYFGILRAGGIVVACNPTYTEHELSHQLRDAGARALIVLDQMYQKVHHLDLELIIVTSITDFMTTIARYLYHHRHGNRPVEIPLGGTTIAFQDILHQVTPVEPERLPVVTPDDIAVLQYTGGITGISKGAELRHRNLTANIRQLVSWFSPAERVESFLAALPLFHVFGMTVTQNICLAVGGSIILVPDPRNMPVLLTLLRKTRPTVITLVPAFVRKLLDHCDAQDFTETKFVICGGAALSYELLKEFKDRTGHLIVEGYGLSEASPVTHCNIPRGLSVKRSIGLPICNTDAKIVDEAGREVKEGEVGELWVRGPQVMEGYWNNPAETASVVKPGGWLATGDIARVDQDGFFYVVDRKKDMILSTSGFNVYPAEIEQALLLHPLVSEAAVIGVQAGDGSEAIKAFVVPKANSITADDLLTHCRQYLAAYKVPKKIEFRTELPRSILGKMLHRVLRGEERTQLQGS, from the coding sequence ATGCCTGAACAAGCTTGGGTGTCGCATTACCCGGCCGGAGTCCCCCGCGAACTGCCATTGATTCCGGAGACGCTTCCCGACATGCTTGCCCACAGTGCACGACGCTTTTCACGCCGGCCCGCTCTCTATTTTTTCGGAAAGACCCTGTCCTATCACGAGTGCCATGTCACCGTAGAGCGCTTTGCCTGCGGCTTGGCGGCACTGGGCATTCGAAAAGGCGACCGGGTCGCCCTCTGCCTTCCCAACTCTCCGCAGGCTGTCATCGCGTATTTCGGCATCCTGCGCGCGGGGGGCATCGTCGTCGCGTGCAACCCGACCTATACAGAACATGAACTGTCTCATCAGCTTCGCGACGCAGGCGCGAGGGCACTCATCGTGCTCGACCAGATGTACCAGAAGGTCCATCATCTCGATCTCGAACTGATCATCGTCACGAGCATTACGGATTTCATGACCACCATCGCCAGGTATCTGTACCATCATCGGCATGGCAACCGTCCTGTCGAGATTCCATTGGGCGGTACTACGATTGCCTTCCAAGACATACTGCACCAGGTCACGCCGGTCGAGCCTGAGCGTCTTCCAGTGGTCACTCCTGATGATATTGCGGTCCTGCAATACACCGGGGGCATCACCGGCATTTCGAAAGGTGCCGAGTTGCGGCATCGCAATCTGACTGCGAATATCCGGCAACTGGTCAGTTGGTTCTCTCCCGCCGAACGGGTGGAAAGTTTTCTCGCCGCGCTTCCGTTGTTTCACGTGTTCGGAATGACCGTAACGCAGAACATTTGTCTCGCGGTCGGCGGGAGCATCATCCTGGTACCCGATCCGCGCAATATGCCCGTGCTGCTGACCCTCCTTCGTAAGACACGGCCGACCGTGATCACGCTGGTGCCGGCCTTCGTCCGCAAGTTGCTCGACCATTGTGACGCCCAGGACTTTACCGAGACCAAATTCGTGATTTGCGGCGGAGCGGCTCTTTCCTACGAACTGTTGAAGGAGTTCAAGGACCGGACAGGGCATTTGATCGTAGAAGGTTACGGACTTTCCGAAGCGTCCCCCGTGACGCATTGCAACATTCCCAGAGGCCTGTCGGTGAAGCGCTCCATCGGATTGCCCATCTGCAATACCGACGCAAAGATTGTCGACGAAGCAGGACGCGAGGTGAAGGAGGGAGAGGTCGGCGAACTCTGGGTTCGTGGTCCTCAGGTCATGGAAGGCTACTGGAATAATCCTGCCGAAACGGCCAGCGTCGTGAAACCGGGAGGGTGGCTGGCAACCGGAGACATTGCCCGAGTCGATCAGGATGGATTCTTCTACGTCGTGGACCGGAAGAAAGACATGATCCTCTCCACCTCGGGGTTCAATGTCTATCCGGCCGAAATCGAGCAGGCGCTGCTCCTCCATCCTCTCGTCAGCGAGGCTGCCGTGATCGGCGTCCAGGCCGGAGACGGCAGCGAAGCGATCAAGGCCTTTGTCGTTCCGAAGGCGAACTCGATCACGGCCGACGACCTGCTCACGCATTGCCGGCAGTATCTTGCTGCGTACAAGGTTCCCAAGAAGATCGAATTCCGTACAGAGTTGCCCCGTTCGATTCTTGGGAAAATGCTTCATCGGGTACTGCGTGGAGAGGAACGGACCCAATTGCAAGGCTCCTAG